A genomic window from Bubalus bubalis isolate 160015118507 breed Murrah chromosome 11, NDDB_SH_1, whole genome shotgun sequence includes:
- the CHRM5 gene encoding muscarinic acetylcholine receptor M5 — protein sequence MEGEPYHNASTVNGTPVSRQPLERHGLWEVITIAAVTAVVSLITIVGNVFVMISFKVNSQLKTVNNYYLLSLACADLIIGIFSMNLYTTYILMGRWALGSLACDLWLALDYVASNASVMNLLVISFDRYFSITRPLTYRAKRTPKRAGIMIGLAWLISFILWAPAILCWQYLVGERTVPPDECQIQFLSEPTITFGTAIAAFYIPVSVMTILYCRIYRETEKRTKDLADLQGSDSVAEAEKRKSAHQALLRSCFSCPRPTLAQRERNQASWSSSRRSTSITGKPSQATGPSTEWAKAEQLTTCSSYPSSEDEDKPTTDPVFQVVYKSQAKESPREELSAEETKQTYVNAQTEKNDYDTPKYFLSPAAAHGPKSQKWVAYKFRLVVKAEGTHDTNNGCRKVKIMPCSFPVSKDPSTKGLDPNLSHQMTKRKRMVLVKERKAAQTLSAILLAFIITWTPYNIMVLVSTFCDKCVPVTLWHLGYWLCYVNSTVNPICYALCNRTFRKTFKMLLFCRWKKKKVEEKLYWQGNSKLP from the coding sequence ATGGAAGGGGAACCTTACCACAATGCCTCTACTGTCAACGGCACCCCCGTGAGCCGCCAGCCTTTGGAACGCCACGGGCTGTGGGAGGTCATCACCATTGCAGCTGTCACGGCCGTGGTGAGTCTGATCACCATCGTGGGCAATGTCTTCGTCATGATCTCCTTCAAGGTCAACAGCCAGCTGAAGACAGTTAACAACTATTATCTGCTCAGCTTAGCCTGTGCAGATCTCATCATTGGGATCTTCTCCATGAACCTGTACACTACGTACATCCTCATGGGACGGTGGGCTCTCGGGAGTCTGGCTTGTGACCTTTGGCTTGCGCTGGACTATGTGGCCAGCAATGCTTCTGTCATGAACCTTCTGGTGATTAGTTTTGACCGTTACTTTTCGATCACAAGACCCCTCACGTACCGGGCCAAGCGTACCCCAAAGAGGGCTGGCATCATGATTGGCTTGGcctggctgatctccttcattcTCTGGGCCCCCGCGATCCTCTGCTGGCAGTACTTGGTTGGGGAGCGGACAGTACCTCCAGATGAGTGCCAGATCCAGTTCCTCTCTGAGCCCACCATCACTTTCGGCACTGCCATTGCCGCCTTCTACATCCCTGTTTCTGTCATGACGATCCTCTATTGCCGCATCTACCGGGAAACGGAGAAGCGAACCAAGGACCTGGCTGACCTCCAGGGCTCAGACTCCGTAGCTGAAGCTGAGAAGAGAaagtcagcccaccaggctctgctcagGTCCTGCTTCAGCTGCCCCCGGCCCACCCTGGCCCAGAGGGAAAGGAACCAGGCCTCCTGGTCATCCTCCCGCAGGAGCACCTCCATCACTGGGAAGCCATCCCAAGCCACCGGCCCGAGCACTGAGTGGGCCAAAGCCGAGCAGCTAACCACCTGCAGCAGCTACCCCTCCTCAGAAGACGAGGACAAGCCCACCACTGATCCTGTCTTTCAAGTGGTTTACAAGAGTCAGGCCAAGGAAAGCCCAAGGGAAGAGTTAAGTGCTGAAGAGACCAAGCAGACTTATGTGAATgctcaaactgaaaaaaatgactATGACACCCCAAAATACTTCCTGTCTCCAGCTGCTGCTCATGGGCCCAAGAGTCAGAAGTGGGTGGCCTATAAGTTCCGACTGGTGGTAAAAGCTGAGGGGACCCATGACACCAACAACGGATGCCGCAAGGTAAAAATCATGCCATGTTCCTTCCCAGTGTCCAAGGACCCCTCAACAAAAGGCCTCGATCCCAACCTCAGCCATCAGATGACCAAACGAAAGAGGATGGTTCTCGTCAAGGAGAGGAAAGCCGCCCAGACCCTGAGTGCGATTCTCCTGGCTTTCATCATCACCTGGACTCCTTACAACATCATGGTCCTGGTTTCTACCTTCTGCGACAAGTGTGTCCCAGTCACCCTGTGGCACCTGGGCTACTGGTTATGCTATGTCAATAGCACTGTCAACCCCATTTGCTATGCCCTCTGCAACAGAACCTTCAGGAAGACCTTTAAGATGCTGCTGTTCTGccgatggaaaaagaaaaaagtggaagaGAAGTTGTACTGGCAGGGGAACAGTAAGCTCCCCTGA